In Candidatus Kaistella beijingensis, a genomic segment contains:
- a CDS encoding GNAT family N-acetyltransferase produces the protein MSKVSIIEVKNDNDLKKFIKFPMELYKNNKNYVPPLINDEKNIWNPNENAALQYSEAKQFLAYKDGKIVGRIAVMINHKEEKDLGISKVRFGWLDFIDDEEVSKALIDVAITYAKEKNINKIEGPMGFTNLDKAGMLTMGFDKLATMIGLYNFEYYPQHLEKLGLVKEKEWVEFEMNFPEVLPEKVEKFSNLIAQKYKLKVLHFKNKKEILPLVDPMFDLLDKTYSALSTYTPITDEQKKTYKEKYFPFIDKNYIICVEDENHQLISFAITMPSYSRALQKAKGKLFPFGWWHFLQAGKKNDRANFYLIGIHPEYQRRGVTAIIFKEIFERFSKMGIKFAETNPELEENKNVQLLWQDYNPVNHKRRRTYSMNVKRE, from the coding sequence ATGTCAAAAGTTTCCATAATTGAAGTAAAAAACGATAATGATTTAAAAAAATTCATCAAATTTCCGATGGAACTTTACAAAAATAACAAAAATTACGTTCCACCGTTAATTAATGATGAAAAAAACATTTGGAATCCGAATGAAAATGCGGCTTTGCAGTATTCGGAGGCGAAACAATTCCTTGCTTACAAAGACGGAAAAATTGTAGGCAGAATTGCGGTGATGATTAATCATAAAGAGGAGAAAGATTTGGGAATCAGCAAAGTACGTTTTGGTTGGCTTGATTTTATTGATGATGAGGAAGTTTCGAAAGCGTTAATCGATGTGGCCATTACATACGCCAAAGAAAAAAACATCAACAAAATTGAAGGACCAATGGGATTCACCAATCTTGACAAAGCAGGAATGTTGACGATGGGTTTTGACAAATTGGCAACCATGATTGGACTGTACAATTTCGAATATTATCCACAACATTTGGAAAAATTAGGTTTGGTCAAAGAAAAGGAATGGGTAGAATTTGAAATGAATTTCCCCGAAGTTCTTCCCGAAAAAGTAGAAAAATTCAGCAACTTGATTGCTCAAAAATACAAACTGAAAGTGCTCCACTTTAAAAACAAAAAGGAAATTCTGCCATTAGTTGACCCGATGTTTGATTTGTTGGACAAAACGTACAGTGCACTTTCCACTTATACTCCAATCACTGATGAACAGAAGAAAACCTATAAAGAAAAATACTTTCCATTCATCGACAAAAACTACATTATTTGTGTGGAAGATGAAAACCATCAGTTGATTTCCTTCGCAATTACAATGCCTTCTTATTCAAGAGCCTTACAGAAGGCAAAAGGAAAACTATTTCCGTTCGGATGGTGGCATTTTTTGCAGGCAGGAAAGAAAAACGACCGAGCCAATTTCTACTTAATCGGCATTCACCCCGAATATCAAAGACGTGGAGTGACTGCGATTATTTTTAAAGAAATATTTGAAAGATTCAGCAAGATGGGCATCAAATTCGCCGAAACCAACCCCGAATTGGAAGAAAATAAAAACGTGCAGCTTCTTTGGCAAGATTACAATCCTGTGAACCATAAAAGGAGAAGAACGTATTCAATGAATGTTAAGCGGGAATAG
- a CDS encoding NADH-quinone oxidoreductase subunit A — MNLPENYLPIIIQALVAIGFVAVSLLGAHFLGPRQKNSTVEKNKNFECGIESEGDARTPFSIKYFLTAILFVLFDIEIVFFYPYAVNFREFGLGGFLAVLTFVSIFFLGFFYVLKRGALDWDK, encoded by the coding sequence ATGAACTTACCTGAAAATTATTTACCGATTATCATCCAAGCTTTGGTGGCGATTGGTTTTGTGGCGGTTTCTCTGCTTGGTGCTCATTTCTTGGGACCGAGACAGAAAAATTCTACGGTTGAGAAAAACAAAAACTTCGAGTGCGGTATTGAAAGTGAAGGCGACGCGAGAACCCCGTTTTCCATCAAATATTTTCTTACGGCGATTCTTTTCGTTCTCTTCGATATTGAAATCGTATTTTTTTATCCTTATGCCGTGAATTTCCGTGAATTCGGATTGGGTGGTTTCCTTGCTGTGCTCACTTTTGTTTCCATTTTCTTTCTAGGATTTTTCTATGTTTTGAAAAGAGGAGCATTAGATTGGGACAAATAA
- a CDS encoding NADH-quinone oxidoreductase subunit B — MSENTPKINTNVAPPAGFSGEGFFATKLSDLIGMARSYSLWPLPFATSCCGIEFMATMGPNYDLARFGGERMSFSPRQADVLMVCGTISKKLGPILKEVYTQMAEPKWVIAVGACASSGGIFDTYSVLQGIDKVIPVDVYVPGCPPRPEQILEGFMQVQALSQSESLRRRDLPQYKELLESYNIN, encoded by the coding sequence ATGTCAGAAAATACTCCAAAAATAAATACAAACGTCGCTCCTCCGGCAGGTTTTTCGGGTGAAGGTTTCTTCGCCACGAAATTGAGCGACTTGATTGGAATGGCGCGTTCCTACTCTTTGTGGCCGCTTCCGTTCGCAACTTCTTGTTGTGGGATTGAGTTTATGGCGACAATGGGACCGAATTACGATTTGGCGCGTTTCGGTGGTGAAAGAATGAGTTTCTCGCCAAGACAAGCCGATGTTTTAATGGTTTGTGGAACGATTTCAAAAAAATTAGGACCGATTCTCAAAGAAGTTTACACCCAAATGGCGGAACCAAAATGGGTAATCGCAGTGGGTGCATGTGCTTCAAGCGGTGGAATCTTCGATACGTATTCTGTACTTCAAGGGATTGACAAAGTGATTCCTGTAGATGTTTACGTTCCCGGTTGCCCACCAAGACCTGAACAGATTTTAGAAGGATTCATGCAGGTTCAAGCGTTATCTCAAAGCGAAAGCTTAAGAAGAAGAGACCTTCCTCAATACAAAGAATTATTGGAATCGTATAACATCAATTAA
- a CDS encoding NADH-quinone oxidoreductase subunit C, which translates to MEFTNSFVLEALSREFPESVISSSEPFGMLTLEIKKEDLKKVIHHMKDSSLNYVFLTDICGIHHPELPEKELGVIYHLHNLVDNHRIRLKTFMPRENAEVDSLTDLYAGANWMERETFDFFGIKFKGHPDLRIILNDPELGYHPMLKEYRLEDGTRTDKDDKMFGR; encoded by the coding sequence ATGGAATTTACCAATAGTTTTGTTTTAGAAGCCCTTTCAAGAGAATTTCCAGAGTCGGTCATTTCGAGTTCGGAACCTTTTGGAATGTTGACTTTAGAAATTAAAAAGGAAGACCTCAAAAAAGTGATTCACCACATGAAAGACAGCAGTTTAAACTATGTTTTCCTTACCGATATTTGTGGAATTCACCATCCCGAACTTCCTGAAAAAGAATTGGGCGTGATTTATCATCTTCATAATTTGGTGGATAATCACAGAATCCGTTTGAAAACTTTCATGCCGAGAGAAAATGCGGAAGTTGATTCATTGACCGACCTTTATGCAGGTGCCAATTGGATGGAAAGAGAAACTTTCGATTTTTTCGGAATTAAATTTAAAGGACATCCTGATTTAAGAATAATCCTGAACGATCCTGAACTCGGTTATCACCCAATGTTAAAGGAATATCGTTTGGAAGATGGAACAAGAACCGATAAAGACGACAAAATGTTCGGAAGATAA
- a CDS encoding NADH-quinone oxidoreductase subunit D, with protein MKDNALSNILNQYEAKEQIDGQLYTLNFGPTHPATHGIFQNILTMDGEKILHSEQTVGYIHRAFEKISERRNFTQITTLTDRMNYCSAPINNLGWHMTVEKLLGVEVPKRVDYMRVIMMELARIADHLVCNSVIGVDTGALTGFTWTFQDREKIYDMYEQVCGARLTTNMGRIGGFERDFTPKFYELLRAFLKDFPTRFKDFCNILERNRIFMDRTIGAGAISAERALNYSFAGPNLRATGVDYDVRVATPYSSYEDFDFIIPVGTAGDTYDRFMVRQTEVWESLKIIQQALDNLPEGPFHADVPEFYLPEKADVYTKMEALIYHFKIVMGETEVPKGEVYHAVEGGNGELGFYLVSDGGRSPYRLHFRRPCFIYYQAFPEMITGSVISDAVVTLSSLNVIAGELDA; from the coding sequence ATGAAAGACAACGCACTCTCAAATATACTTAACCAATACGAAGCAAAGGAGCAGATCGACGGGCAACTTTATACGTTGAACTTCGGTCCGACTCACCCTGCAACGCACGGGATTTTTCAGAACATTCTGACGATGGATGGGGAAAAAATTCTTCACTCCGAGCAAACGGTTGGTTATATTCACCGCGCCTTTGAAAAAATTTCCGAAAGAAGAAATTTCACGCAAATCACGACTTTAACCGACCGAATGAATTACTGTTCTGCACCAATCAACAATCTTGGATGGCACATGACGGTTGAAAAATTATTGGGCGTTGAAGTTCCAAAACGTGTTGATTACATGCGCGTTATCATGATGGAACTAGCAAGAATTGCCGACCATTTGGTTTGTAATTCAGTAATCGGTGTTGATACAGGCGCTTTGACAGGTTTTACATGGACTTTCCAAGACAGGGAAAAAATCTACGATATGTATGAACAGGTTTGTGGCGCAAGATTGACTACAAACATGGGAAGAATTGGTGGTTTTGAAAGAGATTTCACCCCGAAATTCTACGAATTATTAAGAGCATTTTTAAAGGATTTCCCTACAAGATTCAAAGATTTCTGCAACATTTTGGAAAGAAACAGAATCTTCATGGACAGAACAATTGGAGCGGGTGCAATTTCAGCAGAACGTGCTTTGAACTACAGTTTTGCGGGACCAAATCTACGTGCAACAGGAGTTGATTACGACGTGCGTGTTGCCACCCCTTACTCTTCTTATGAGGATTTCGATTTCATCATTCCTGTAGGAACTGCGGGTGATACTTATGACCGTTTCATGGTTCGCCAAACTGAGGTTTGGGAAAGTTTAAAAATTATTCAGCAAGCTTTGGATAATCTTCCTGAAGGTCCTTTCCACGCAGATGTTCCTGAATTTTATCTCCCTGAAAAAGCAGATGTTTACACCAAAATGGAAGCTTTGATTTACCATTTCAAAATCGTGATGGGAGAAACTGAAGTTCCAAAAGGAGAGGTTTATCACGCCGTAGAAGGCGGAAACGGTGAACTAGGATTTTATTTGGTAAGCGACGGCGGAAGAAGTCCATACAGACTGCATTTTAGACGACCTTGCTTCATTTATTATCAAGCCTTCCCTGAAATGATTACAGGTTCTGTAATTTCAGATGCAGTGGTAACTTTGAGTAGTTTGAATGTGATTGCGGGAGAATTAGACGCATAA
- a CDS encoding NADH-quinone oxidoreductase subunit NuoE family protein produces MSETIAFKPETLEQVHKIIARYPEGKQKSALIPILHVAQKEFGGWLDVPVMDYVAEILNIKPIEVYEVATFYTMFNMKPVGKYVLEVCRTGPCLTRGSEKILDHIRKSLNIKDGETTADGMFTLKPAECLGACGYAPMLQLGKFYHENLTTEKVDEILELCRQGAVDLG; encoded by the coding sequence ATGAGCGAAACTATTGCTTTTAAACCTGAAACATTAGAACAGGTTCATAAAATAATCGCAAGATATCCGGAAGGAAAGCAAAAATCTGCCTTGATTCCGATTTTGCATGTGGCACAGAAAGAATTCGGTGGTTGGTTGGATGTTCCGGTGATGGATTATGTTGCGGAAATTTTGAATATTAAACCAATTGAAGTGTATGAAGTAGCGACTTTCTACACCATGTTCAACATGAAACCGGTAGGGAAATATGTTTTGGAAGTGTGCAGAACAGGACCATGTTTAACGAGAGGTTCCGAAAAAATCCTTGACCACATCCGTAAGTCTTTAAATATTAAAGACGGAGAAACCACTGCAGATGGAATGTTTACCTTAAAGCCTGCAGAATGTCTTGGAGCATGTGGTTATGCACCGATGTTGCAGTTGGGTAAATTTTACCACGAAAATTTAACTACTGAAAAAGTGGATGAAATCCTTGAACTTTGCAGACAGGGCGCGGTGGATTTGGGATAA
- the nuoF gene encoding NADH-quinone oxidoreductase subunit NuoF — translation MSKKLLLKDAHIEGIRYFDVYRKQGGYEAAEKALKMKPEEITEEVKTSGLRGRGGAGFPTGMKWSFLAKPEGVPRYLVVNADESEPGTFKDRYLMEFIPHLLIEGMLISSFALGANTSYIYIRGEYSWIPDILEEAIEEAKKAGFLGKNILGTGYDLEIYVQRGAGAYICGEETALLESLEGKRGNPRLKPPFPAVKGLWESPTVVNNVETIAAVVPIINITGAEYAKIGVGRSTGTKLISACGNINKPGVYEIDMTITVEEFIYSDEYCGGIPNGKKLKACIPGGSSVPILPANLILKTINGEPRYMNYESLADGGFATGTMMGSGGFEVLDEDQCIVEHTMTLARFYAHESCGQCTPCREGTPWMYKILKNINNGEGTMADIDLLWDIQRKIEGNTICPLGDAAAWPVAAAIRHFRDEFEWHINNPEALTRNYGLANYADPIPVPAKAE, via the coding sequence ATGAGTAAAAAACTTTTACTTAAAGACGCACATATAGAAGGAATTCGCTATTTCGACGTGTACCGCAAACAAGGCGGATATGAAGCAGCCGAAAAAGCCCTGAAAATGAAACCCGAAGAAATTACCGAAGAAGTAAAAACTTCCGGACTTCGTGGTCGTGGGGGTGCAGGTTTCCCGACAGGAATGAAGTGGAGTTTCCTTGCAAAACCGGAAGGAGTTCCAAGATATTTGGTGGTCAACGCCGATGAATCTGAACCGGGAACTTTCAAAGACCGATATTTAATGGAGTTTATTCCGCATCTTTTGATTGAAGGAATGTTGATTTCTTCATTCGCTTTGGGTGCAAATACGTCCTACATCTACATTCGTGGTGAATATTCTTGGATTCCGGACATTTTAGAGGAAGCCATTGAAGAAGCAAAAAAAGCAGGTTTCTTGGGTAAAAATATTTTAGGAACAGGTTACGATTTGGAAATTTATGTTCAAAGAGGAGCAGGAGCTTATATTTGTGGTGAAGAAACCGCCCTTCTTGAATCTTTGGAAGGAAAAAGAGGAAACCCTCGTTTAAAACCACCATTTCCTGCTGTGAAAGGACTTTGGGAATCTCCAACCGTGGTAAATAATGTGGAGACGATTGCAGCAGTTGTTCCAATCATCAATATTACCGGAGCTGAATATGCTAAAATCGGAGTTGGTCGCTCCACAGGAACAAAATTAATTTCTGCTTGTGGAAACATCAACAAACCGGGAGTTTACGAAATCGACATGACGATTACCGTTGAAGAATTCATTTATTCCGATGAATATTGCGGCGGAATTCCGAACGGTAAAAAGTTGAAAGCCTGCATTCCGGGTGGAAGTTCTGTACCGATTCTTCCTGCGAATTTGATTTTGAAAACCATTAATGGCGAACCTCGTTATATGAACTACGAATCTCTTGCAGACGGCGGTTTTGCAACAGGAACAATGATGGGTTCCGGTGGATTTGAAGTTTTGGATGAAGACCAATGTATCGTAGAACACACGATGACTTTAGCAAGATTTTACGCCCACGAAAGTTGCGGACAATGTACACCTTGTCGCGAAGGAACTCCGTGGATGTATAAAATTTTGAAAAATATAAACAACGGTGAAGGAACAATGGCAGACATCGATTTGCTTTGGGACATTCAGCGAAAAATTGAAGGAAACACGATTTGTCCACTTGGTGATGCTGCAGCGTGGCCGGTTGCGGCTGCAATCCGTCATTTCCGTGATGAATTTGAATGGCACATCAACAATCCTGAAGCATTGACAAGAAATTACGGTTTGGCAAATTATGCAGACCCAATTCCAGTTCCTGCGAAAGCAGAATAA
- a CDS encoding 2Fe-2S iron-sulfur cluster-binding protein translates to MSEEIKKFKITIDGQTTEVLPGTSILEAARQIGGKSVPPAMCYYKPLETSGGRCRTCLVEVSKGSEADPRPMPKLVASCRTGVMDGMEVKNLSSEKTQEARKAVTEFLLINHPLDCPVCDQAGECHLQDLGYEHGVEQTRTEFERRTFEPEDIGPYIKLHMNRCILCARCVLAANQLTEEREHGILFRGDHAEISTYLNKALENDFIGNVIDVCPVGALTDKTSRFASRVWFTKPMNAHCQCEKCSGKAVLWMKGDEVIRVTARKDQYDEIEEWICNECRFERKDLKYWTIEGPRHIDRHSVISLNHYEKPKDMISLLDNANAKELSPKDEQESQKDAESNFNLM, encoded by the coding sequence ATGAGCGAAGAAATTAAAAAATTTAAAATAACCATCGACGGACAAACCACCGAAGTTTTGCCCGGAACTTCCATTTTGGAGGCGGCAAGACAAATCGGGGGAAAATCGGTTCCGCCTGCAATGTGTTATTATAAACCTTTGGAAACAAGCGGCGGAAGATGCAGAACTTGTTTAGTAGAAGTTTCAAAAGGTTCCGAAGCAGATCCACGACCAATGCCAAAATTGGTGGCAAGTTGCAGAACAGGCGTGATGGACGGGATGGAAGTGAAAAACCTATCTTCCGAAAAAACACAGGAAGCAAGAAAAGCCGTTACCGAATTTTTGTTGATTAATCACCCTTTAGATTGCCCTGTTTGCGATCAAGCGGGAGAATGTCATCTTCAAGATTTGGGTTACGAACACGGTGTTGAGCAAACGAGAACTGAATTCGAGCGTAGAACTTTCGAGCCTGAAGATATTGGTCCATACATCAAACTTCACATGAACAGATGTATTCTGTGTGCAAGATGCGTACTCGCTGCCAATCAATTGACGGAAGAAAGAGAACACGGAATTTTGTTCAGAGGCGATCACGCAGAAATTTCCACTTATTTGAATAAAGCATTGGAAAACGATTTCATTGGAAACGTGATTGATGTTTGTCCTGTAGGTGCATTAACCGATAAAACTTCCCGTTTTGCAAGCAGAGTTTGGTTTACTAAACCGATGAACGCTCACTGCCAATGTGAAAAATGTTCAGGAAAAGCAGTTCTTTGGATGAAGGGCGACGAAGTAATCCGTGTTACTGCAAGAAAAGACCAATACGACGAAATAGAAGAATGGATTTGTAACGAATGCCGTTTCGAGCGTAAAGATTTGAAATATTGGACAATCGAAGGACCAAGACATATCGACAGACATTCGGTGATTTCTTTGAACCATTACGAGAAACCGAAAGATATGATTTCGCTTCTTGACAATGCCAATGCAAAAGAATTGAGTCCGAAAGATGAGCAGGAATCTCAAAAAGATGCGGAAAGTAATTTTAATTTAATGTAA